In Bombus fervidus isolate BK054 chromosome 13, iyBomFerv1, whole genome shotgun sequence, a single genomic region encodes these proteins:
- the Pds5 gene encoding cohesin associated factor B pds5 isoform X2 has product MSEIVYPQGCRSVTEDLGPDELIRRLKTLAHTLQAMGQDEGMYQQYIPLALHLAEEHFLMHQSKDVQLLIACCIADVLRVYAPEAPYKDAEQVKTIFLFLIKQLAGLKDPKDPAFKRYFYLLENLAYVKSFNMCFELEDCQEIFCALFSLMFRIVNDEHSGKVKSFMLDVLCPLITESDIVSNELLDIILMNIVEPNKTQKKNAYLLAKELVIKCSDTLEPYIQAFFNHVLILGKEEKSLQICKKVYDLIYELNHICPSVLLSVLPQLECKLKSSSESERLGAVALLARMFSEKGSQLAVQHTQLWRAFLGRFNDISVSIRIKCVQYSMHFLLNHPELRKDITDTLKLRQHDADESVRYEVVMAIVTTARRDFEVVSDSEDLLEFVKERTLDKKFKIRKEAMAGLAMIYKKHLNDADVPQATKKAVTWIKDKILHGYYMAGMEDRLLVERLLNTCLVPYQLPAGERMKKLYHLLGTIDDHASKAFVELQKHQLAVRRAVVEWLEIVKKPDAMVELVAKIHQISRFLPDPMKVQEFIQKFSAHMRKDSVLLQGMETIVQPNVSCKECADTISMVLKKLGQPVMTNLYYNTIKMLLERVSSVMIDEEAIRVLIGYVLDCLKGGNVIEEVGLNPNNAGEKGLRLLVMLSFVFGPHFLHNDILMQLVHLLELEDEMVAPLVLSIFTFLGKYKPLCDVAPDIMNLMVPICKNFAETGTPKQAKQAVRCLFVNMTNIHDTIFPEIIERIKNSLTPTSEYYRTSIVTLGHIAYNLPEKYQVQIKNMVSRKIVKELLVKESSEQTADTIEGDWCREDQLPEETRCRLEGLKCMARWLLGLKTDVLSAQKTFRMLNAFVVNKGDLLQQGRLSKAEMSWLRLQAGCSMLKICEQKGVGDQFTAEQFYNLSQLMVDEVPQVREAFGSKLHKGLGRGIPNKCLPLDFMGYYALAGKEQDKRLKCVLKTYMQTDINKRRDYVKTLSLGTVERAMGQLPHILPDYMLVFAVPILAHDPEFTSHLMVNQLKVIQQCLWFILEPLITKNEYYCYGFYKNLIERMKSHKDALKPEDNNMNYKLWAVCDLAMNVIYTKTTNFDMKEFPSETRIPTMYFKRADELLTNTRNYLPAEMQINMSSPKGKGSLHNTHSVSERPQRRAKSKQQKEVGIGPNETDARLQIGEVECIDAQPAEASETRIQLPGLEEEIEEPPAKRALRESDKVNK; this is encoded by the exons ATGTCGGAAATAGTTTACCCGCAAGGGTGCAGATCTGTCACAGAAGATCTGGGTCCAGATGAACTTATTAGGAGATTAAAG aCATTAGCTCATACATTACAAGCAATGGGTCAAGATGAAGGAATGTATCAACAATATATACCACTTGCATTACATTTGGCAgaagaacattttttaatgcatCAGAGTAAAGATGTACAACTTTTGATTGCATGTTGTATTGCTGATGTTTTGAGGGTTTATGCTCCAGAAGCTCCATATAAAGATGCAGAGCAG gttaaaacaaTATTCTTGTTTCTGATTAAACAATTAGCTGGACTAAAAGATCCAAAAGATCCCgcttttaaaagatatttttatcttctggAAAATTTAGCATATGTGAAATCATTTAATATGTGTTTTGAATTAGAGGACTGCCAAGAAATCTTTTGCGCACTTTTTTCTCTTATGTTTAGGATAGTAAA CGATGAACATTCTGGGAAAGTCAAAAGCTTTATGCTAGATGTATTATGTCCACTTATTACAGAATCAGACATTGTTAGCAATGAACTTCTAGATATCATACTTATGAACATTGTAGAACCAAACAaaacacaaaagaaaaatgcgtATTTACTTGCAAAAGAACTAGTGATTAAATGTAGTGATACATTAGAACCATACATTCAAGCA ttCTTCAACCATGTATTGATCTTGGGCAAAGAGGAGAAGAGCTTACAAATTTGCAAGAAAGTGTATGATTTAATTTATGAGTTGAATCACATATGTCCAAGCGTCTTGCTGTCCGTCCTACCACAATTAGAATGTAAACTAAAATCTTCCTCTGAATCCGAAAGATTGGGTGCTGTAGCATTATTAGCAAGAATGTTCTCTGAGAAAGGATCTCAGTTAGCTGTGCAACACACACAATTGTGGCGTGCATTTTTAGGAAGATTTAATGACATCAGTGTATCAATTCGTATCAAATGTGTGCAGTATTCaatgcattttttattaaaccatCCTGAACTGAGAAAGGATATTACTGATACGTTAAAGTTAAGACAACATGATGCAGATGAAAGTGTACGATATGAAGTTGTTATGGCTATAGTGACCACTGCTAGAAGGGATTTTGAAGTGGTATCAGACAGTGAAGATTTGTTAGAATTTGTTAAAGAAAGAACATTAGATAAAAAG TTTAAAATCAGGAAAGAAGCAATGGCAGGATTAGCAATGATATATAAGAAACATTTGAATGATGCAGATGTACCGCAAGCTACGAAAAAGGCTGTTACTtggataaaagataaaatattacatggTTATTATATGGCAGGAATGGAAGATAGATTACTAGTAGAAAGATTACTAAACACTTGTTTGGTACCTTACCAACTACCAGCTGgtgaaagaatgaaaaagttATATCATTTACTAGGTACAATTGATGATCATGCATCTAAAGCATTTGTAGAATTACAAAAGCATCAGCTTGC tgTACGAAGAGCAGTGGTTGAATGgttagaaattgtaaaaaagcCAGACGCCATGGTTGAACTTGTAGCTAAGATTCATCAGATATCTCGCTTTCTACCAGATCCTATGAAAGTTCAAGAATTTATACAGAAGTTCAGTGCTCACATGAGAAAAGATTCGGTTTTATTACAAGGAATGGAAACAATAGTTCAACCAAATGTTTCTTGTAAAGAGTGTGCAGATACAATAAGTATGGTTCTTAAAAAATTGGGTCAACCTGTCATGACGAATTTGTATTACAACACAATAAAAATGCTATTGGAAAGAGTTAGTTCTGTAATGATTGATGAAGAAGCAATTAGG GTTTTAATCGGATATGTATTAGATTGCTTAAAAGGTGGCAATGTAATAGAAGAAGTTGGACTTAATCCGAACAATGCAGGTGAAAAGGGGTTAAGGTTACTCGTG ATGCTTTCATTTGTGTTTGGTCCACATTTTCTTCATAATGATATTTTGATGCAACTTGTCCATCTTTTGGAATTGGAAGATGAAATGGTAGCACCGTTGGTTCTTTcgattttcacatttttaggGAAATATAAACCTTTATGTGATGTTGCACCGGATATTATGAACCTTATGGTTccaatatgtaaaaatttcgCAGAAACGGGAACACCAAAACAAGCAAAACAAGCTGTCAGgtgtttatttgttaatatgaCCAATATTCATGATACTATTTTCCctgaaattattgaaagaattaaaaatagtcTTACACCAACTTCAGAATATTATCGAACATCTATAGTTACATTAGGTCACATAGCTTATAATTTACCAGAAAAGTATCaagtacaaataaaaaatatggtGTCTAGGAAG ATAGTCAAGGAGTTATTAGTGAAAGAAAGCAGTGAACAAACTGCTGATACCATTGAGGGAGACTGGTGCAGGGAAGATCAATTACCTGAAGAAACACGTTGTAGATTAGAAGGATTGAAGTGCATGGCACGCTGGTTACTAGGATTGAAGACTGATGTGCTCTCTGCACAAAAAACGTTTAGAATGCTGAATGCATTTGTAGTAAACAAAGGAGATCTTTTGCAGCAGGGTCGTTTAAGTAAAGCAGAAATGAGTTGGTTGCGCTTACAAGCTGGTTGTTCAATGCTGAAGATTTGCGAACAAAAAGGTGTTGGTGATCAATTTACAGCAGAAcaattctataatttatcTCAGCTCATGGTG GATGAAGTTCCACAAGTGAGGGAAGCTTTTGGTAGCAAATTACATAAAGGACTTGGAAGAGGAATTCCAAACAAGTGTTTGCCACTAGACTTTATGGGTTATTATGCACTTGCTGGCAAAGAGCAGGACAAAAGATTAAAATGTGTTTTAAAAACTTATATGCAAactgatataaataaaaggagAGATTATGTTAAGACATTGTCATTGGGTACAGTGGAACGGGCCATGG gtCAATTGCCTCACATTCTTCCTGATTATATGCTAGTATTTGCAGTCCCTATTCTTGCACATGATCCTGAATTTACAAGTCATTTGATGGTTAATCAGTTGAAAGTGATACAACAATGTTTGTGGTTTATATTAGAACCCcttataacgaaaaatgaatattattgttatggtttttataaaaatctcaTAGAACGAATGAAGAGTCATAAGGATGCTTTAAAACCTGAGgataataatatgaattat AAATTGTGGGCTGTTTGCGATTTGGCTATGAATGTGATATATACAAAAACGACAAATTTCGATATGAAAGAATTTCCAAGTGAAACACGAATTCCCACCATGTACTTCAAACGAGCGGATGAATTGCTGACTAACACTAGGAATTACTTACCTGCTGAAATGCAGATAAACATGTCGAGTCCTAAAGGAAAGGGTTCTCTTCATAATACACATTCTGTCAGTGAAAGACCACAACGTAGGGCTAAGTCCAAACAACAGAAGGAAGTGGGCATTGGGCCGAACGAAACTGATGCAAGG CTGCAAATTGGAGAAGTGGAATGTATTGATGCGcag CCAGCGGAAGCATCGGAAACTAGAATTCAATTACCTGGTTTAGAGGAAGAA aTTGAAGAACCACCAGCAAAGAGGGCATTAAGAGAATCAgacaaagtaaataaataa
- the Pds5 gene encoding cohesin associated factor B pds5 isoform X4, whose translation MSEIVYPQGCRSVTEDLGPDELIRRLKTLAHTLQAMGQDEGMYQQYIPLALHLAEEHFLMHQSKDVQLLIACCIADVLRVYAPEAPYKDAEQVKTIFLFLIKQLAGLKDPKDPAFKRYFYLLENLAYVKSFNMCFELEDCQEIFCALFSLMFRIVNDEHSGKVKSFMLDVLCPLITESDIVSNELLDIILMNIVEPNKTQKKNAYLLAKELVIKCSDTLEPYIQAFFNHVLILGKEEKSLQICKKVYDLIYELNHICPSVLLSVLPQLECKLKSSSESERLGAVALLARMFSEKGSQLAVQHTQLWRAFLGRFNDISVSIRIKCVQYSMHFLLNHPELRKDITDTLKLRQHDADESVRYEVVMAIVTTARRDFEVVSDSEDLLEFVKERTLDKKFKIRKEAMAGLAMIYKKHLNDADVPQATKKAVTWIKDKILHGYYMAGMEDRLLVERLLNTCLVPYQLPAGERMKKLYHLLGTIDDHASKAFVELQKHQLAVRRAVVEWLEIVKKPDAMVELVAKIHQISRFLPDPMKVQEFIQKFSAHMRKDSVLLQGMETIVQPNVSCKECADTISMVLKKLGQPVMTNLYYNTIKMLLERVSSVMIDEEAIRVLIGYVLDCLKGGNVIEEVGLNPNNAGEKGLRLLVMLSFVFGPHFLHNDILMQLVHLLELEDEMVAPLVLSIFTFLGKYKPLCDVAPDIMNLMVPICKNFAETGTPKQAKQAVRCLFVNMTNIHDTIFPEIIERIKNSLTPTSEYYRTSIVTLGHIAYNLPEKYQVQIKNMVSRKIVKELLVKESSEQTADTIEGDWCREDQLPEETRCRLEGLKCMARWLLGLKTDVLSAQKTFRMLNAFVVNKGDLLQQGRLSKAEMSWLRLQAGCSMLKICEQKGVGDQFTAEQFYNLSQLMVDEVPQVREAFGSKLHKGLGRGIPNKCLPLDFMGYYALAGKEQDKRLKCVLKTYMQTDINKRRDYVKTLSLGTVERAMGQLPHILPDYMLVFAVPILAHDPEFTSHLMVNQLKVIQQCLWFILEPLITKNEYYCYGFYKNLIERMKSHKDALKPEDNNMNYKLWAVCDLAMNVIYTKTTNFDMKEFPSETRIPTMYFKRADELLTNTRNYLPAEMQINMSSPKGKGSLHNTHSVSERPQRRAKSKQQKEVGIGPNETDARPAEASETRIQLPGLEEEIEEPPAKRALRESDKVNK comes from the exons ATGTCGGAAATAGTTTACCCGCAAGGGTGCAGATCTGTCACAGAAGATCTGGGTCCAGATGAACTTATTAGGAGATTAAAG aCATTAGCTCATACATTACAAGCAATGGGTCAAGATGAAGGAATGTATCAACAATATATACCACTTGCATTACATTTGGCAgaagaacattttttaatgcatCAGAGTAAAGATGTACAACTTTTGATTGCATGTTGTATTGCTGATGTTTTGAGGGTTTATGCTCCAGAAGCTCCATATAAAGATGCAGAGCAG gttaaaacaaTATTCTTGTTTCTGATTAAACAATTAGCTGGACTAAAAGATCCAAAAGATCCCgcttttaaaagatatttttatcttctggAAAATTTAGCATATGTGAAATCATTTAATATGTGTTTTGAATTAGAGGACTGCCAAGAAATCTTTTGCGCACTTTTTTCTCTTATGTTTAGGATAGTAAA CGATGAACATTCTGGGAAAGTCAAAAGCTTTATGCTAGATGTATTATGTCCACTTATTACAGAATCAGACATTGTTAGCAATGAACTTCTAGATATCATACTTATGAACATTGTAGAACCAAACAaaacacaaaagaaaaatgcgtATTTACTTGCAAAAGAACTAGTGATTAAATGTAGTGATACATTAGAACCATACATTCAAGCA ttCTTCAACCATGTATTGATCTTGGGCAAAGAGGAGAAGAGCTTACAAATTTGCAAGAAAGTGTATGATTTAATTTATGAGTTGAATCACATATGTCCAAGCGTCTTGCTGTCCGTCCTACCACAATTAGAATGTAAACTAAAATCTTCCTCTGAATCCGAAAGATTGGGTGCTGTAGCATTATTAGCAAGAATGTTCTCTGAGAAAGGATCTCAGTTAGCTGTGCAACACACACAATTGTGGCGTGCATTTTTAGGAAGATTTAATGACATCAGTGTATCAATTCGTATCAAATGTGTGCAGTATTCaatgcattttttattaaaccatCCTGAACTGAGAAAGGATATTACTGATACGTTAAAGTTAAGACAACATGATGCAGATGAAAGTGTACGATATGAAGTTGTTATGGCTATAGTGACCACTGCTAGAAGGGATTTTGAAGTGGTATCAGACAGTGAAGATTTGTTAGAATTTGTTAAAGAAAGAACATTAGATAAAAAG TTTAAAATCAGGAAAGAAGCAATGGCAGGATTAGCAATGATATATAAGAAACATTTGAATGATGCAGATGTACCGCAAGCTACGAAAAAGGCTGTTACTtggataaaagataaaatattacatggTTATTATATGGCAGGAATGGAAGATAGATTACTAGTAGAAAGATTACTAAACACTTGTTTGGTACCTTACCAACTACCAGCTGgtgaaagaatgaaaaagttATATCATTTACTAGGTACAATTGATGATCATGCATCTAAAGCATTTGTAGAATTACAAAAGCATCAGCTTGC tgTACGAAGAGCAGTGGTTGAATGgttagaaattgtaaaaaagcCAGACGCCATGGTTGAACTTGTAGCTAAGATTCATCAGATATCTCGCTTTCTACCAGATCCTATGAAAGTTCAAGAATTTATACAGAAGTTCAGTGCTCACATGAGAAAAGATTCGGTTTTATTACAAGGAATGGAAACAATAGTTCAACCAAATGTTTCTTGTAAAGAGTGTGCAGATACAATAAGTATGGTTCTTAAAAAATTGGGTCAACCTGTCATGACGAATTTGTATTACAACACAATAAAAATGCTATTGGAAAGAGTTAGTTCTGTAATGATTGATGAAGAAGCAATTAGG GTTTTAATCGGATATGTATTAGATTGCTTAAAAGGTGGCAATGTAATAGAAGAAGTTGGACTTAATCCGAACAATGCAGGTGAAAAGGGGTTAAGGTTACTCGTG ATGCTTTCATTTGTGTTTGGTCCACATTTTCTTCATAATGATATTTTGATGCAACTTGTCCATCTTTTGGAATTGGAAGATGAAATGGTAGCACCGTTGGTTCTTTcgattttcacatttttaggGAAATATAAACCTTTATGTGATGTTGCACCGGATATTATGAACCTTATGGTTccaatatgtaaaaatttcgCAGAAACGGGAACACCAAAACAAGCAAAACAAGCTGTCAGgtgtttatttgttaatatgaCCAATATTCATGATACTATTTTCCctgaaattattgaaagaattaaaaatagtcTTACACCAACTTCAGAATATTATCGAACATCTATAGTTACATTAGGTCACATAGCTTATAATTTACCAGAAAAGTATCaagtacaaataaaaaatatggtGTCTAGGAAG ATAGTCAAGGAGTTATTAGTGAAAGAAAGCAGTGAACAAACTGCTGATACCATTGAGGGAGACTGGTGCAGGGAAGATCAATTACCTGAAGAAACACGTTGTAGATTAGAAGGATTGAAGTGCATGGCACGCTGGTTACTAGGATTGAAGACTGATGTGCTCTCTGCACAAAAAACGTTTAGAATGCTGAATGCATTTGTAGTAAACAAAGGAGATCTTTTGCAGCAGGGTCGTTTAAGTAAAGCAGAAATGAGTTGGTTGCGCTTACAAGCTGGTTGTTCAATGCTGAAGATTTGCGAACAAAAAGGTGTTGGTGATCAATTTACAGCAGAAcaattctataatttatcTCAGCTCATGGTG GATGAAGTTCCACAAGTGAGGGAAGCTTTTGGTAGCAAATTACATAAAGGACTTGGAAGAGGAATTCCAAACAAGTGTTTGCCACTAGACTTTATGGGTTATTATGCACTTGCTGGCAAAGAGCAGGACAAAAGATTAAAATGTGTTTTAAAAACTTATATGCAAactgatataaataaaaggagAGATTATGTTAAGACATTGTCATTGGGTACAGTGGAACGGGCCATGG gtCAATTGCCTCACATTCTTCCTGATTATATGCTAGTATTTGCAGTCCCTATTCTTGCACATGATCCTGAATTTACAAGTCATTTGATGGTTAATCAGTTGAAAGTGATACAACAATGTTTGTGGTTTATATTAGAACCCcttataacgaaaaatgaatattattgttatggtttttataaaaatctcaTAGAACGAATGAAGAGTCATAAGGATGCTTTAAAACCTGAGgataataatatgaattat AAATTGTGGGCTGTTTGCGATTTGGCTATGAATGTGATATATACAAAAACGACAAATTTCGATATGAAAGAATTTCCAAGTGAAACACGAATTCCCACCATGTACTTCAAACGAGCGGATGAATTGCTGACTAACACTAGGAATTACTTACCTGCTGAAATGCAGATAAACATGTCGAGTCCTAAAGGAAAGGGTTCTCTTCATAATACACATTCTGTCAGTGAAAGACCACAACGTAGGGCTAAGTCCAAACAACAGAAGGAAGTGGGCATTGGGCCGAACGAAACTGATGCAAGG CCAGCGGAAGCATCGGAAACTAGAATTCAATTACCTGGTTTAGAGGAAGAA aTTGAAGAACCACCAGCAAAGAGGGCATTAAGAGAATCAgacaaagtaaataaataa
- the Pds5 gene encoding cohesin associated factor B pds5 isoform X3 — translation MSEIVYPQGCRSVTEDLGPDELIRRLKTLAHTLQAMGQDEGMYQQYIPLALHLAEEHFLMHQSKDVQLLIACCIADVLRVYAPEAPYKDAEQVKTIFLFLIKQLAGLKDPKDPAFKRYFYLLENLAYVKSFNMCFELEDCQEIFCALFSLMFRIVNDEHSGKVKSFMLDVLCPLITESDIVSNELLDIILMNIVEPNKTQKKNAYLLAKELVIKCSDTLEPYIQAFFNHVLILGKEEKSLQICKKVYDLIYELNHICPSVLLSVLPQLECKLKSSSESERLGAVALLARMFSEKGSQLAVQHTQLWRAFLGRFNDISVSIRIKCVQYSMHFLLNHPELRKDITDTLKLRQHDADESVRYEVVMAIVTTARRDFEVVSDSEDLLEFVKERTLDKKFKIRKEAMAGLAMIYKKHLNDADVPQATKKAVTWIKDKILHGYYMAGMEDRLLVERLLNTCLVPYQLPAGERMKKLYHLLGTIDDHASKAFVELQKHQLAVRRAVVEWLEIVKKPDAMVELVAKIHQISRFLPDPMKVQEFIQKFSAHMRKDSVLLQGMETIVQPNVSCKECADTISMVLKKLGQPVMTNLYYNTIKMLLERVSSVMIDEEAIRVLIGYVLDCLKGGNVIEEVGLNPNNAGEKGLRLLVMLSFVFGPHFLHNDILMQLVHLLELEDEMVAPLVLSIFTFLGKYKPLCDVAPDIMNLMVPICKNFAETGTPKQAKQAVRCLFVNMTNIHDTIFPEIIERIKNSLTPTSEYYRTSIVTLGHIAYNLPEKYQVQIKNMVSRKIVKELLVKESSEQTADTIEGDWCREDQLPEETRCRLEGLKCMARWLLGLKTDVLSAQKTFRMLNAFVVNKGDLLQQGRLSKAEMSWLRLQAGCSMLKICEQKGVGDQFTAEQFYNLSQLMVDEVPQVREAFGSKLHKGLGRGIPNKCLPLDFMGYYALAGKEQDKRLKCVLKTYMQTDINKRRDYVKTLSLGTVERAMGKKLNSQLPHILPDYMLVFAVPILAHDPEFTSHLMVNQLKVIQQCLWFILEPLITKNEYYCYGFYKNLIERMKSHKDALKPEDNNMNYKLWAVCDLAMNVIYTKTTNFDMKEFPSETRIPTMYFKRADELLTNTRNYLPAEMQINMSSPKGKGSLHNTHSVSERPQRRAKSKQQKEVGIGPNETDARPAEASETRIQLPGLEEEIEEPPAKRALRESDKVNK, via the exons ATGTCGGAAATAGTTTACCCGCAAGGGTGCAGATCTGTCACAGAAGATCTGGGTCCAGATGAACTTATTAGGAGATTAAAG aCATTAGCTCATACATTACAAGCAATGGGTCAAGATGAAGGAATGTATCAACAATATATACCACTTGCATTACATTTGGCAgaagaacattttttaatgcatCAGAGTAAAGATGTACAACTTTTGATTGCATGTTGTATTGCTGATGTTTTGAGGGTTTATGCTCCAGAAGCTCCATATAAAGATGCAGAGCAG gttaaaacaaTATTCTTGTTTCTGATTAAACAATTAGCTGGACTAAAAGATCCAAAAGATCCCgcttttaaaagatatttttatcttctggAAAATTTAGCATATGTGAAATCATTTAATATGTGTTTTGAATTAGAGGACTGCCAAGAAATCTTTTGCGCACTTTTTTCTCTTATGTTTAGGATAGTAAA CGATGAACATTCTGGGAAAGTCAAAAGCTTTATGCTAGATGTATTATGTCCACTTATTACAGAATCAGACATTGTTAGCAATGAACTTCTAGATATCATACTTATGAACATTGTAGAACCAAACAaaacacaaaagaaaaatgcgtATTTACTTGCAAAAGAACTAGTGATTAAATGTAGTGATACATTAGAACCATACATTCAAGCA ttCTTCAACCATGTATTGATCTTGGGCAAAGAGGAGAAGAGCTTACAAATTTGCAAGAAAGTGTATGATTTAATTTATGAGTTGAATCACATATGTCCAAGCGTCTTGCTGTCCGTCCTACCACAATTAGAATGTAAACTAAAATCTTCCTCTGAATCCGAAAGATTGGGTGCTGTAGCATTATTAGCAAGAATGTTCTCTGAGAAAGGATCTCAGTTAGCTGTGCAACACACACAATTGTGGCGTGCATTTTTAGGAAGATTTAATGACATCAGTGTATCAATTCGTATCAAATGTGTGCAGTATTCaatgcattttttattaaaccatCCTGAACTGAGAAAGGATATTACTGATACGTTAAAGTTAAGACAACATGATGCAGATGAAAGTGTACGATATGAAGTTGTTATGGCTATAGTGACCACTGCTAGAAGGGATTTTGAAGTGGTATCAGACAGTGAAGATTTGTTAGAATTTGTTAAAGAAAGAACATTAGATAAAAAG TTTAAAATCAGGAAAGAAGCAATGGCAGGATTAGCAATGATATATAAGAAACATTTGAATGATGCAGATGTACCGCAAGCTACGAAAAAGGCTGTTACTtggataaaagataaaatattacatggTTATTATATGGCAGGAATGGAAGATAGATTACTAGTAGAAAGATTACTAAACACTTGTTTGGTACCTTACCAACTACCAGCTGgtgaaagaatgaaaaagttATATCATTTACTAGGTACAATTGATGATCATGCATCTAAAGCATTTGTAGAATTACAAAAGCATCAGCTTGC tgTACGAAGAGCAGTGGTTGAATGgttagaaattgtaaaaaagcCAGACGCCATGGTTGAACTTGTAGCTAAGATTCATCAGATATCTCGCTTTCTACCAGATCCTATGAAAGTTCAAGAATTTATACAGAAGTTCAGTGCTCACATGAGAAAAGATTCGGTTTTATTACAAGGAATGGAAACAATAGTTCAACCAAATGTTTCTTGTAAAGAGTGTGCAGATACAATAAGTATGGTTCTTAAAAAATTGGGTCAACCTGTCATGACGAATTTGTATTACAACACAATAAAAATGCTATTGGAAAGAGTTAGTTCTGTAATGATTGATGAAGAAGCAATTAGG GTTTTAATCGGATATGTATTAGATTGCTTAAAAGGTGGCAATGTAATAGAAGAAGTTGGACTTAATCCGAACAATGCAGGTGAAAAGGGGTTAAGGTTACTCGTG ATGCTTTCATTTGTGTTTGGTCCACATTTTCTTCATAATGATATTTTGATGCAACTTGTCCATCTTTTGGAATTGGAAGATGAAATGGTAGCACCGTTGGTTCTTTcgattttcacatttttaggGAAATATAAACCTTTATGTGATGTTGCACCGGATATTATGAACCTTATGGTTccaatatgtaaaaatttcgCAGAAACGGGAACACCAAAACAAGCAAAACAAGCTGTCAGgtgtttatttgttaatatgaCCAATATTCATGATACTATTTTCCctgaaattattgaaagaattaaaaatagtcTTACACCAACTTCAGAATATTATCGAACATCTATAGTTACATTAGGTCACATAGCTTATAATTTACCAGAAAAGTATCaagtacaaataaaaaatatggtGTCTAGGAAG ATAGTCAAGGAGTTATTAGTGAAAGAAAGCAGTGAACAAACTGCTGATACCATTGAGGGAGACTGGTGCAGGGAAGATCAATTACCTGAAGAAACACGTTGTAGATTAGAAGGATTGAAGTGCATGGCACGCTGGTTACTAGGATTGAAGACTGATGTGCTCTCTGCACAAAAAACGTTTAGAATGCTGAATGCATTTGTAGTAAACAAAGGAGATCTTTTGCAGCAGGGTCGTTTAAGTAAAGCAGAAATGAGTTGGTTGCGCTTACAAGCTGGTTGTTCAATGCTGAAGATTTGCGAACAAAAAGGTGTTGGTGATCAATTTACAGCAGAAcaattctataatttatcTCAGCTCATGGTG GATGAAGTTCCACAAGTGAGGGAAGCTTTTGGTAGCAAATTACATAAAGGACTTGGAAGAGGAATTCCAAACAAGTGTTTGCCACTAGACTTTATGGGTTATTATGCACTTGCTGGCAAAGAGCAGGACAAAAGATTAAAATGTGTTTTAAAAACTTATATGCAAactgatataaataaaaggagAGATTATGTTAAGACATTGTCATTGGGTACAGTGGAACGGGCCATGGGTAAGAAACTAAATA gtCAATTGCCTCACATTCTTCCTGATTATATGCTAGTATTTGCAGTCCCTATTCTTGCACATGATCCTGAATTTACAAGTCATTTGATGGTTAATCAGTTGAAAGTGATACAACAATGTTTGTGGTTTATATTAGAACCCcttataacgaaaaatgaatattattgttatggtttttataaaaatctcaTAGAACGAATGAAGAGTCATAAGGATGCTTTAAAACCTGAGgataataatatgaattat AAATTGTGGGCTGTTTGCGATTTGGCTATGAATGTGATATATACAAAAACGACAAATTTCGATATGAAAGAATTTCCAAGTGAAACACGAATTCCCACCATGTACTTCAAACGAGCGGATGAATTGCTGACTAACACTAGGAATTACTTACCTGCTGAAATGCAGATAAACATGTCGAGTCCTAAAGGAAAGGGTTCTCTTCATAATACACATTCTGTCAGTGAAAGACCACAACGTAGGGCTAAGTCCAAACAACAGAAGGAAGTGGGCATTGGGCCGAACGAAACTGATGCAAGG CCAGCGGAAGCATCGGAAACTAGAATTCAATTACCTGGTTTAGAGGAAGAA aTTGAAGAACCACCAGCAAAGAGGGCATTAAGAGAATCAgacaaagtaaataaataa